The following proteins come from a genomic window of Phnomibacter ginsenosidimutans:
- a CDS encoding DarT ssDNA thymidine ADP-ribosyltransferase family protein, whose translation MINSLKRTNFKIGRDQDVILNSEIFEFLSDNDLLFWGNEKIPGIEANQNLKWSSVLFEKFNNLVKNQAGYENVSHSIDNISIVELNETFPWNFSAICNRKDLKWSSEFIRKHQDKLALNILINSVPSELVADNLAFFIQWAVEKEMLVIISKHVSTEFTFEQILLNRELLNSHNIAINWVSVLREASVESLNEIVLSDENELLQLPSAEGLRNYLSEKCELDFILDNPDLFWDWSLVTKNRISSELLLDDDFQVEYASYIHWPYLIDKFVSAIDLTPTNKLQSLAVLISQSPESVINESWSVITKKILPNDLWKFIQETIQFDIFTWDWNYISSSKVIPIDHSFLSTYSDKINWKVLSSNSTLSSFFQFSKVVYRDTRQWLDRTLEYLYAYKDEWDFTALSSINNITWNERIISEFEDKWDWHILSSASALLTNSNKEKRITEFDSRRLNRFSSLIDWGALSVRYEVTLYPALVSKFINYPWDWEKLSSHPRFELTKEFVLENGSKPWDYHALSSHSFLKVDKELLLQLQDKDWDYNLLSKASWIDNDTLLTLSDKQWNWSLLSSSKNLLFDLNLLSLFVQHTDSNWHAILNSDSIHITPDVIKLFVSNNVLNNDLWATLSSHQNLDFQQHPELLLEYKSKWDWMSFIKNWKLDFNDITILTTYQDLIEWNLLCESEKFSPSPEILLKFKEFLNWKIISGMLVFDINGLRLFKDFLDWEYISQNTSINFTVEMVDEFMMYWDYFYLQENISIPLSIREHIIQIVNSIPELELYLNLKSKQSSWSGYIYHFTHLTNAIEIIKNKKILSRNKAIGFADAAGAVVGRRHTAHEFARFYFRPQTPTQFYNECLGLDITNKYYESALRLGLPKCPIPVFFRFNLQEVLLKLRGKCYMSNGNMQTNWAVVKPVLQMLSKFNFSDVYSTIFNTSDGDYRTYINYSQQEFLIKDEFDFTSFINIDIIVRSENDKDELIRRIGEKSQYANRIKVSSYSDDIYHNQNKDIECEYRDGILNISTDYSGNGYKSGMFIVQFPSGTKYEMISGNVINATESMICAYPSLNIKFENHTSLKVYFQDEIKNTKWELYNLN comes from the coding sequence TTGATTAATTCTCTCAAAAGAACCAACTTCAAAATTGGAAGGGATCAGGATGTAATTTTAAATTCAGAAATATTTGAGTTTCTATCTGACAATGACTTATTGTTTTGGGGCAATGAAAAGATTCCGGGAATTGAAGCAAATCAAAATCTCAAGTGGTCATCAGTCCTATTTGAAAAATTTAACAACTTAGTTAAAAATCAAGCCGGCTATGAAAATGTATCCCATTCTATTGATAATATCTCTATAGTTGAGTTAAATGAAACATTTCCTTGGAACTTTAGTGCTATTTGTAATCGTAAAGACTTAAAATGGTCTTCTGAATTTATTCGCAAGCACCAAGATAAATTAGCATTAAATATTTTAATCAATAGTGTTCCATCGGAACTTGTGGCTGATAATTTGGCCTTCTTTATTCAATGGGCAGTTGAAAAAGAGATGCTGGTGATAATATCAAAGCATGTATCGACTGAATTTACTTTTGAACAAATACTATTAAATCGGGAACTCCTTAATTCTCATAACATAGCCATTAATTGGGTTTCAGTTCTTAGAGAGGCATCGGTAGAATCTCTTAATGAAATTGTATTATCGGATGAGAATGAATTATTACAATTGCCATCTGCTGAAGGTCTAAGGAATTATTTATCAGAAAAATGTGAGCTGGATTTCATCCTTGATAATCCTGACCTTTTCTGGGATTGGAGTTTGGTAACTAAAAATAGAATAAGCTCTGAGCTATTATTGGATGATGATTTTCAAGTTGAATATGCTTCATACATTCATTGGCCTTATCTAATTGATAAATTCGTTTCGGCAATCGACTTGACCCCAACAAATAAATTACAATCGCTGGCAGTTTTGATTTCACAGTCACCAGAATCTGTTATAAATGAGTCATGGTCTGTTATAACAAAAAAAATATTGCCTAACGACCTTTGGAAATTTATTCAAGAAACTATTCAGTTTGATATTTTCACCTGGGACTGGAATTATATCAGCTCTTCAAAAGTTATCCCAATTGACCATAGTTTTCTATCAACATATTCAGATAAAATAAATTGGAAGGTACTTTCAAGCAATAGTACTCTTTCTTCTTTTTTTCAATTCAGTAAAGTAGTTTATAGAGACACAAGACAATGGCTGGATAGAACGCTTGAATATCTTTATGCATATAAGGATGAATGGGATTTTACTGCTCTTAGCTCGATAAATAATATTACTTGGAATGAACGAATTATTTCAGAATTTGAGGATAAATGGGATTGGCATATACTATCATCAGCAAGTGCATTACTTACAAATTCAAATAAAGAAAAAAGAATTACTGAATTTGATTCAAGACGCTTAAATAGGTTTTCAAGCCTAATAGATTGGGGTGCATTATCAGTTCGTTATGAAGTAACATTATATCCAGCTTTAGTTAGCAAGTTTATCAACTATCCTTGGGATTGGGAAAAACTATCTTCTCACCCACGTTTTGAGTTGACAAAAGAATTTGTTTTAGAAAATGGCTCAAAACCCTGGGATTACCACGCCTTATCTTCTCATAGTTTCTTAAAAGTAGACAAAGAGCTTTTATTACAACTTCAGGATAAAGACTGGGATTACAATTTGCTTTCAAAGGCAAGTTGGATTGACAATGATACATTGCTTACACTTTCAGATAAACAATGGAATTGGTCGCTTTTGAGCAGTAGTAAAAATTTACTCTTTGATCTTAATTTGTTAAGTCTGTTTGTACAGCACACTGATTCAAATTGGCATGCCATATTGAATAGTGATTCCATACATATTACACCCGATGTTATTAAATTATTTGTTTCAAATAATGTTTTGAATAACGATCTGTGGGCTACTCTTTCAAGTCATCAAAATTTAGACTTTCAACAGCATCCAGAATTATTATTAGAATATAAAAGCAAATGGGATTGGATGTCTTTTATCAAAAATTGGAAGCTGGATTTTAATGACATAACCATACTAACTACTTATCAAGATTTAATAGAATGGAATTTGCTTTGCGAATCAGAAAAATTCTCCCCATCCCCTGAAATACTCCTAAAATTCAAGGAGTTTTTAAACTGGAAGATCATTTCAGGTATGTTAGTTTTTGACATAAATGGGTTGCGGCTATTTAAAGACTTTTTGGATTGGGAATATATTTCTCAAAATACATCAATCAATTTCACAGTTGAAATGGTTGATGAGTTCATGATGTATTGGGATTACTTCTATCTGCAAGAAAACATTTCAATTCCCTTATCCATAAGAGAGCATATAATTCAAATAGTGAACAGTATTCCTGAATTAGAACTTTATTTAAATCTAAAATCAAAGCAATCAAGTTGGTCAGGTTACATTTATCATTTTACACACCTTACAAACGCAATTGAAATAATTAAGAATAAAAAGATACTCAGCCGTAATAAGGCTATTGGTTTTGCAGATGCAGCAGGTGCTGTAGTTGGCAGGCGACATACAGCTCATGAATTTGCAAGATTCTATTTCAGGCCACAAACACCTACTCAGTTTTATAATGAATGTTTGGGGTTAGATATAACCAATAAATATTATGAAAGTGCGTTAAGATTAGGATTGCCTAAATGTCCCATTCCTGTTTTTTTTCGATTTAATTTACAGGAAGTTTTATTGAAGTTGCGTGGTAAATGCTATATGAGCAATGGTAATATGCAAACGAATTGGGCGGTAGTAAAACCTGTCTTGCAAATGTTATCTAAGTTTAATTTTAGTGATGTGTATAGCACTATATTCAATACATCTGATGGCGACTATAGAACTTATATTAATTATTCACAACAAGAATTTTTAATAAAAGATGAGTTTGATTTTACCAGCTTCATAAATATTGATATTATAGTAAGAAGCGAGAATGATAAGGATGAATTGATAAGAAGGATTGGTGAAAAAAGTCAATACGCCAATAGAATCAAAGTATCTTCTTATAGTGATGATATTTACCACAATCAGAACAAAGATATTGAATGTGAATACCGTGATGGCATATTGAATATTTCAACGGATTACAGTGGTAATGGGTACAAATCTGGAATGTTTATCGTTCAATTCCCATCCGGCACAAAATATGAAATGATAAGTGGGAATGTTATCAATGCAACTGAATCAATGATATGTGCATATCCAAGTTTGAATATCAAATTTGAAAACCACACTTCTTTGAAAGTTTACTTTCAGGATGAAATTAAAAATACAAAATGGGAGCTATATAATCTGAATTGA